A stretch of Paludisphaera borealis DNA encodes these proteins:
- a CDS encoding SurA N-terminal domain-containing protein, with protein MPFEVFRRNQRVLIAVFGIMAMISFVLSDSLPRLLNAGNGGRDQEVAKLYGKSVYRSELNEMARQRSRANQFLNGLMPYMRDQFGSLKDRELVDALILEHEADRLGMTATPAVGREWLKTITQGRMNRDLFEMLYSRFSSEISQEQLLTDIANQVRIRKVRGLLGYPMVTPYDVYESYRDQTERVADKIVEVPVENFLTKVGEPSDAEIKTLYDQYKDVLPDPSRETPGFKVPRQVQVEFLSLDGNAKARGYRDKLTDAELQTYYENHKTEFKVPSELPDDLFADGASLTPPVLQPFSEVKGFLAPRLADEKAQTEINETFNRIRDEVLIPFADEYLSALDDQEDAKKQGAKVDVKFPDPLDLKAVAQKAGVNYEITPLLSRDEAERYGQISTAEVGTTRLSGGRKFSDEFTDPKISLYEPVELTDILGTRFLARKVKDEAPRVPPLDEVKSDVILAWKQSKARPLAEKAAEALAAQIKDKGGKIAEDKVDGYRVISIPPITRTQMGGMPSSPFEPTPQVETTIPEVPLAGDAFRDAYFGVKPGETDVAPNLPKTVYYVVALDRREPANFTQLYDPIKGEEFRFKMLTTEEAGRRQDDNWMAWLRKQAGLPADWVPADEAKKDLAANG; from the coding sequence ATGCCTTTCGAGGTCTTTCGTCGCAACCAGCGTGTGCTGATCGCCGTCTTCGGCATTATGGCCATGATCAGCTTCGTCCTCTCTGACAGCCTCCCAAGATTGCTCAACGCAGGCAATGGAGGACGCGACCAGGAAGTGGCGAAGTTGTACGGCAAGTCGGTGTATCGGAGCGAGCTGAACGAGATGGCTCGCCAGCGGAGCCGGGCCAACCAGTTCCTTAATGGACTGATGCCTTACATGCGCGACCAGTTCGGCAGTCTCAAGGATCGCGAGCTGGTCGACGCCCTGATTCTGGAACACGAGGCCGACCGCCTGGGGATGACCGCCACGCCGGCCGTCGGCCGCGAATGGCTGAAGACGATCACGCAAGGCCGCATGAACCGCGACCTCTTCGAGATGCTTTACAGCCGGTTCAGCAGCGAAATCTCCCAAGAGCAGCTCCTCACCGATATCGCCAACCAGGTCCGCATCCGCAAGGTTCGCGGCCTGCTCGGCTACCCCATGGTCACACCGTACGACGTCTATGAGTCCTATCGCGATCAGACCGAACGGGTCGCCGACAAAATCGTCGAGGTCCCGGTCGAGAACTTCCTGACCAAGGTCGGCGAGCCCTCGGACGCCGAGATCAAAACCCTCTACGACCAATATAAGGACGTCCTGCCCGACCCCAGCCGCGAGACGCCGGGATTCAAGGTCCCGCGCCAGGTGCAGGTCGAGTTCCTTTCCCTCGACGGCAACGCCAAGGCCCGGGGATACCGCGACAAGCTGACCGACGCCGAGTTGCAGACGTACTACGAAAATCATAAGACCGAGTTCAAGGTCCCCTCCGAATTGCCCGACGACCTGTTCGCCGACGGTGCCTCGTTGACCCCGCCGGTGCTCCAGCCGTTCTCCGAGGTCAAGGGCTTTTTGGCCCCTCGGCTCGCCGACGAAAAGGCTCAGACCGAGATCAACGAGACCTTCAATCGGATTCGCGACGAGGTCTTGATCCCGTTCGCCGACGAATACCTCTCGGCCCTCGACGACCAGGAAGACGCCAAGAAGCAGGGGGCGAAGGTCGATGTCAAGTTCCCGGATCCCCTGGATCTCAAGGCCGTGGCCCAGAAAGCAGGGGTCAACTACGAGATCACGCCGCTGCTCTCCCGCGACGAAGCCGAGCGGTACGGCCAGATTTCCACGGCCGAGGTCGGCACGACCCGGCTGAGCGGCGGTCGAAAGTTCTCCGACGAGTTCACTGATCCGAAGATCAGCCTCTATGAGCCGGTCGAGCTGACCGACATCCTCGGGACCCGGTTCCTGGCTCGCAAGGTCAAGGACGAGGCCCCCCGGGTGCCGCCGCTCGACGAGGTCAAGTCGGACGTGATCCTCGCCTGGAAGCAGTCGAAGGCCCGCCCGCTGGCCGAGAAGGCCGCCGAAGCCTTGGCCGCCCAGATCAAGGACAAGGGGGGCAAGATCGCCGAGGACAAGGTCGACGGCTACCGCGTGATCTCGATCCCGCCGATCACCCGGACCCAGATGGGGGGCATGCCGTCCTCGCCGTTCGAGCCCACGCCCCAGGTCGAAACCACGATCCCCGAAGTCCCGCTCGCCGGCGACGCCTTCCGCGACGCCTACTTCGGCGTCAAGCCCGGCGAGACCGACGTCGCGCCGAACCTCCCCAAGACGGTCTACTACGTCGTCGCCCTCGACCGTCGCGAGCCGGCCAACTTCACCCAGCTCTACGACCCGATCAAGGGCGAGGAGTTCCGGTTCAAGATGCTCACCACCGAGGAAGCCGGCCGCCGGCAGGACGACAACTGGATGGCCTGGCTCCGCAAGCAAGCCGGCCTCCCCGCCGATTGGGTTCCCGCGGACGAAGCCAAAAAGGACCTCGCCGCCAACGGCTGA